From the Butyrivibrio fibrisolvens genome, one window contains:
- the alaS gene encoding alanine--tRNA ligase produces the protein MKKYSVNELREMYLKFFESKDHLRMNSFSLVPHNDNSLLIINSGMAPLKPYFTGQEVPPKRRVTTCQKCIRTGDLENVGKTARHGTFFEMLGNFSFGDYFKEEAIPWAWEFLTEVVGLDAERLYPSVYVDDDEAFKIWTDKMHIPAERIIKLGKEDNFWEHGSGPCGPCTEIYYDRGEKYGTGPEDVLGGEGDRFMEVWNVVFSQFNNDGHGNYTDLVQKNIDTGMGLERLAVAVQDVGSIFDVDTIKALRDKICEMAGGVQYEAEGTEESDVSVRIVTDHIRSTTFMISDGIMPSNEGRGYVLRRIIRRAVRHGRKLGISGSFLPELALSVIAGSKDGYPELEEKKDFILNVIRQEEDKFEKTFEQGLEILANMQEELKAAGKNTLSGEDAFKLYDTYGFPLDSTEEILAENGFLVDAEGFEKAMKNQRDTARAARKVSNYMGADATVYEDIDPSINSEFIGYDKLVADSTIVAMAELHAADEDAENAVADALTDGMTGAIITSQTPFYGTMGGQVGDHGKIFLYPADVDSAEHDALGCDSCNDKAVAVFKVESTEHVAGSKIAMIGRVVKGMFKTGDKVTLKVCKHGRMATCRNHSATHLMQKALREVLGTHVEQAGSYQDADRTRFDFSHFKAMTPAEIQKVEELVNEKIAAELDVNTQVMTLEEAKKSGAMALFGEKYGDSVRVVNMGDWSIELCGGTHVSNTRQIGQFKILSESGVAAGVRRIEAITGSNVTEYYKELEQNAKDAAALLKATPDTLYDHIKKLQEELKAVKSENESLKSSAAKEALGNAADDAVDVKGLKLVAKSLKDVDMNGLRELGDSLKEKLGDCVVVLMSDNGGKVSIMTMASDSAVKKGAHAGNLVKEIAPMVGGGGGGRPNMAQAGGKNPAGIEDALKKAAEVLAGQIQ, from the coding sequence ATGAAGAAATATAGTGTTAATGAACTTCGTGAGATGTATCTTAAGTTCTTTGAGAGCAAAGATCATCTTCGTATGAATAGTTTTTCACTTGTACCACATAATGATAATTCACTTCTTATCATTAACTCAGGTATGGCACCACTTAAGCCTTACTTCACAGGCCAGGAGGTTCCGCCAAAGCGCAGAGTTACTACTTGTCAGAAGTGTATCCGTACAGGTGACCTTGAGAATGTTGGTAAGACAGCTCGCCACGGTACATTCTTTGAAATGCTTGGTAACTTCTCTTTTGGAGACTACTTCAAAGAAGAAGCTATTCCGTGGGCATGGGAATTCCTTACAGAGGTTGTAGGTCTTGATGCAGAGCGTCTGTATCCTTCTGTATATGTGGATGATGATGAGGCTTTCAAGATTTGGACTGATAAGATGCATATTCCTGCTGAGCGTATCATAAAGCTTGGTAAGGAAGATAACTTCTGGGAGCATGGTTCAGGCCCTTGCGGTCCTTGTACAGAGATCTACTATGATCGCGGTGAGAAATACGGTACAGGTCCTGAGGATGTACTGGGCGGAGAAGGCGATCGTTTCATGGAAGTATGGAACGTTGTATTCTCTCAGTTCAACAATGATGGACATGGCAACTACACAGACCTTGTACAGAAGAACATTGATACAGGTATGGGTCTTGAAAGACTTGCTGTTGCAGTTCAGGATGTTGGATCAATCTTTGATGTAGATACAATTAAAGCTCTTCGTGATAAGATCTGCGAGATGGCAGGCGGCGTACAGTATGAAGCAGAAGGAACAGAAGAAAGCGATGTATCTGTTCGTATCGTAACAGATCATATCCGTTCTACTACTTTCATGATCTCAGACGGTATCATGCCTAGCAACGAAGGAAGAGGATATGTTCTTAGAAGAATCATCCGCCGCGCTGTAAGACATGGAAGAAAGCTTGGAATAAGCGGTTCATTCCTTCCTGAGCTTGCACTTTCTGTAATTGCAGGTTCTAAGGATGGTTATCCTGAGCTTGAGGAGAAGAAGGACTTCATCCTTAATGTTATCCGTCAGGAAGAGGATAAATTCGAGAAGACGTTCGAACAGGGTCTTGAGATCCTTGCAAATATGCAGGAAGAGCTTAAGGCTGCCGGCAAGAATACATTGTCAGGTGAAGATGCATTCAAATTATATGATACATACGGATTCCCTCTTGATTCTACAGAAGAGATCCTTGCTGAGAACGGATTCTTAGTAGATGCAGAAGGATTCGAAAAGGCTATGAAGAATCAGCGTGATACAGCTAGAGCTGCTCGTAAAGTAAGTAACTACATGGGCGCTGATGCAACTGTATACGAAGATATTGATCCTAGTATCAATTCAGAGTTTATCGGCTATGATAAGCTTGTAGCTGATTCTACTATCGTAGCTATGGCTGAGCTGCATGCTGCTGATGAAGATGCAGAGAATGCTGTTGCTGATGCTCTTACAGATGGAATGACAGGTGCGATCATAACTTCCCAGACACCTTTCTATGGAACAATGGGTGGTCAGGTAGGAGATCATGGTAAGATTTTCCTGTATCCTGCTGATGTTGACAGCGCTGAGCATGATGCACTTGGCTGCGATAGCTGCAATGATAAGGCGGTTGCTGTATTCAAGGTTGAGAGTACAGAGCATGTTGCCGGATCTAAGATCGCTATGATAGGCCGCGTTGTTAAGGGTATGTTCAAGACAGGAGATAAGGTTACACTTAAGGTTTGCAAGCATGGTCGTATGGCTACATGCCGTAATCATTCTGCAACTCACCTTATGCAGAAGGCACTTCGTGAGGTGCTTGGTACACACGTAGAGCAGGCTGGATCATATCAGGATGCAGATCGTACAAGATTCGACTTCTCTCACTTTAAGGCAATGACACCTGCTGAGATCCAGAAGGTTGAAGAGCTTGTAAATGAGAAGATTGCAGCTGAACTTGATGTTAATACACAGGTTATGACTCTTGAAGAAGCTAAGAAGTCAGGTGCTATGGCTCTGTTCGGAGAAAAGTACGGTGACAGCGTAAGAGTTGTTAACATGGGTGACTGGTCTATAGAGCTTTGTGGTGGTACACATGTATCAAATACAAGACAGATCGGCCAGTTCAAGATCCTTTCTGAGTCCGGTGTTGCTGCAGGCGTTAGACGTATTGAAGCTATCACAGGCAGCAATGTAACAGAGTATTACAAAGAGCTTGAGCAAAATGCCAAGGATGCAGCAGCTCTTCTCAAGGCTACACCAGATACTTTGTATGATCACATCAAGAAGCTTCAGGAAGAACTTAAAGCTGTTAAGAGCGAGAACGAGTCCTTAAAGAGCAGCGCTGCCAAGGAAGCTCTTGGTAATGCAGCTGATGATGCTGTAGATGTTAAGGGTCTTAAGCTTGTAGCTAAGTCACTTAAGGATGTAGATATGAACGGACTTCGTGAACTTGGAGATTCTCTTAAAGAGAAGCTTGGAGACTGCGTTGTAGTTCTTATGAGTGATAATGGTGGCAAGGTCAGCATCATGACAATGGCTTCTGACTCAGCTGTTAAGAAGGGTGCACATGCCGGCAATCTTGTTAAAGAGATAGCTCCTATGGTAGGAGGCGGCGGTGGCGGTCGTCCTAACATGGCTCAGGCTGGTGGTAAGAATCCTGCAGGTATCGAAGATGCCCTCAAGAAGGCTGCTGAAGTGCTTGCCGGTCAGATCCAGTAA
- a CDS encoding biotin/lipoyl-containing protein yields MKNYTITVNGNVYDVTVEEGAGGAAPAAAPKAAPKKAPAAKKASAGAGSIKVEAGAAGKVVKVNANVGQAVKKGDAVVTIESMKMEIPMVAPSDGTVASIDCAVGDSVEAGAVLATLN; encoded by the coding sequence ATGAAAAACTATACTATTACCGTAAATGGCAACGTATATGATGTTACAGTAGAAGAAGGTGCAGGCGGCGCAGCTCCTGCAGCAGCTCCAAAGGCAGCTCCTAAGAAAGCTCCTGCAGCTAAGAAGGCATCCGCTGGTGCTGGTTCAATCAAGGTTGAAGCCGGTGCAGCCGGAAAGGTTGTTAAGGTTAACGCTAACGTAGGACAGGCTGTTAAGAAGGGTGACGCTGTTGTTACAATCGAGTCTATGAAGATGGAGATTCCTATGGTTGCTCCTTCAGACGGAACTGTTGCAAGCATTGACTGCGCAGTAGGTGATTCAGTAGAAGCAGGAGCAGTTCTTGCGACACTTAACTAA
- the rpsU gene encoding 30S ribosomal protein S21, producing MSTVIVKENETLDSALRRFKRSCAKAGIQQEIRKREHYEKPSVKRKKKSEAARKRKYN from the coding sequence ATGTCAACAGTTATAGTAAAAGAGAATGAAACACTTGACTCCGCACTTCGTCGTTTTAAGAGAAGTTGTGCTAAGGCTGGTATCCAGCAGGAGATTCGTAAGAGAGAACATTACGAGAAGCCTAGCGTAAAGCGTAAGAAGAAGTCTGAAGCTGCTAGAAAGCGTAAATACAACTAA
- a CDS encoding metallophosphoesterase, with product MLIKILEILIILIIVCAVIGICNSIYNSKRFVIRKYNVKSSKLKKSLRICHLSDIHGWQYGDDNKNLIKAIDELNPDIIVFSGDILTGSSPRKTWPLEKGLVRELASRYPVYAANGNHESELNWYYEGFGQFYDTYINDMSSFGVNLLNNDKMFLDEYGIRITGLELPHEYFRKVIIRRMKDDYLDSMIGKPDEDRFNLLIAHNPQYFPKYAKWGADLVLSGHIHGGIIKLPLLGGVISPALILFPKYDGGLFKIGGHTMVLSRGLWTHTIPIRVFNPGELVVIDLEADNGEAQ from the coding sequence TTGCTGATTAAAATATTGGAAATTCTGATCATACTGATCATTGTCTGCGCTGTTATAGGTATCTGTAACAGTATATATAATTCAAAAAGATTTGTTATTAGAAAATATAACGTAAAGAGTTCTAAGCTTAAAAAAAGTCTTCGAATATGCCATTTATCTGATATTCACGGCTGGCAGTATGGCGATGATAACAAGAACCTTATCAAAGCTATAGATGAACTAAATCCTGATATCATTGTCTTTTCAGGAGACATTCTTACAGGCTCTTCGCCTCGTAAGACATGGCCTTTAGAGAAGGGACTTGTCAGAGAGCTTGCATCCAGATATCCTGTGTATGCAGCAAATGGCAATCACGAAAGTGAGCTTAACTGGTATTATGAAGGCTTTGGGCAATTTTATGATACATATATCAATGATATGAGCAGTTTTGGCGTGAATCTTTTGAACAATGATAAGATGTTTCTTGATGAATATGGTATCAGGATAACAGGTCTTGAGCTTCCTCATGAATATTTCAGGAAAGTTATCATACGCCGAATGAAGGATGATTATCTTGATAGCATGATAGGCAAACCTGATGAAGATAGATTTAATCTTCTTATAGCACACAATCCCCAGTATTTTCCTAAATATGCAAAGTGGGGAGCAGACCTTGTTTTGTCAGGCCATATTCACGGAGGTATCATAAAACTTCCTTTGCTTGGAGGTGTAATATCTCCGGCACTTATTCTTTTTCCAAAATATGATGGCGGATTGTTTAAGATAGGTGGTCATACCATGGTTCTGTCCAGAGGGCTTTGGACACATACTATTCCTATCAGGGTATTTAATCCCGGAGAACTTGTGGTGATCGACCTTGAAGCTGATAATGGGGAGGCACAGTAA
- a CDS encoding OadG family transporter subunit: MMEFFTSSLSYLPIALEATGTTSMADALADAGINTLLGMGTAFAVLILISLIISLFPMIGKIGKKQPAPAPANKPAAAPEVVEEEDLSDDDELVAVIAAAIAAYEGSNASASGDGFVVRSIRKRRSGARA; encoded by the coding sequence ATGATGGAATTTTTTACAAGTTCTTTATCTTATCTTCCTATAGCTCTTGAAGCAACTGGAACTACTTCAATGGCTGACGCTCTTGCTGATGCGGGTATTAATACACTGCTTGGAATGGGAACTGCATTTGCAGTACTTATTCTTATCAGTCTGATCATTTCTCTTTTCCCTATGATCGGAAAGATCGGTAAGAAACAGCCTGCTCCAGCTCCTGCAAACAAGCCTGCAGCAGCTCCTGAGGTTGTAGAAGAAGAGGATCTTTCTGATGATGATGAGCTTGTTGCTGTAATTGCAGCAGCTATCGCAGCTTATGAGGGAAGTAACGCTTCTGCATCCGGTGATGGATTTGTTGTTCGTTCTATTAGAAAGAGACGTTCCGGAGCCAGAGCATAA
- a CDS encoding segregation and condensation protein A yields MSLEVKLEAFEGPLDLLLHLIDKNKVEIYDIPISTITAQYLEYLSLMEKEDMDVTSEFLVMAAELMDIKCKMLLPREVNEEGEEEDPRAELVEKLLEHKMFKYLSGELAQRFDGGDMYFYRKQNLPSEVTSYEPPIDYAELVGDNNLQKLNEIFQELIRRQEDKIDPVRSTFGRIERESVDIDEKTLFIKAYVRKHKSFSFRKLLQEQATKAEIIVAFLVILEEIKLGEVTVTQDDTFADITITSNKFGEEMDEEEAVKTAMELEKEQS; encoded by the coding sequence ATGTCACTTGAAGTTAAGCTTGAGGCATTTGAAGGACCTTTGGACCTTCTGCTTCATCTTATAGATAAAAATAAAGTTGAGATTTATGATATTCCGATCTCCACTATCACAGCTCAGTATCTTGAATACCTTAGCCTTATGGAGAAAGAGGACATGGATGTTACCAGTGAATTTCTGGTCATGGCGGCTGAACTTATGGATATAAAGTGCAAGATGCTGCTTCCTCGCGAAGTCAATGAAGAAGGCGAAGAGGAGGATCCAAGAGCAGAACTTGTTGAAAAACTCCTTGAGCACAAGATGTTCAAGTATCTGTCGGGAGAGCTGGCGCAGAGATTCGATGGCGGCGATATGTATTTTTATCGTAAGCAGAACCTTCCTTCAGAAGTTACGTCTTATGAACCTCCTATAGATTACGCGGAGCTTGTTGGTGATAACAATCTTCAGAAACTAAACGAGATATTCCAGGAATTGATTCGAAGGCAGGAAGATAAGATCGATCCTGTTAGAAGTACGTTCGGACGAATTGAACGAGAGTCTGTTGATATTGATGAGAAGACTCTTTTTATTAAAGCTTATGTCAGAAAACATAAGAGCTTCAGCTTTAGAAAACTCTTGCAGGAACAAGCAACTAAGGCTGAGATCATTGTTGCGTTTCTTGTAATCTTAGAAGAGATCAAACTTGGAGAAGTTACTGTGACTCAGGATGACACTTTTGCGGATATAACCATAACTTCAAATAAGTTTGGTGAAGAGATGGACGAGGAAGAGGCGGTTAAGACAGCTATGGAATTAGAAAAGGAGCAGAGCTGA
- a CDS encoding sodium ion-translocating decarboxylase subunit beta — MEKIVETFSNLWNQTAFQNLYWGNYVMILVAFVFLYLAIAHDFEPLLLVPIAFGMLLVNIYPDIMHEISEDGSGGGLFTYFYKLDEWSILPSLIFMGVGAMTDFGPLIANPKSFLLGAAAQFGIFSAYFMAIFMGFSGTEAASISIIGGADGPTSIFLATKLGCTTLLGPIAVAAYSYMSLVPIIQPPIMKLFTTEKERKIRMLQLRPVSQLEKILFPIVVTVVVCMILPTTAPLIGMLMLGNLFRECGVVHQLQETASNALMYIVVILLGTSVGASTSAEAFLNVATLKIVALGLIAFAVGTAAGVLFGKLMNLFSGGSINPLIGSAGVSAVPMAARVSQKVGAETDPTNFLLMHAMGPNVAGVIGTAVVAGTFMAIFGI, encoded by the coding sequence ATGGAAAAAATCGTTGAAACCTTTTCGAATCTATGGAATCAGACAGCTTTCCAGAACCTTTACTGGGGCAATTATGTTATGATTCTTGTAGCGTTCGTATTTCTTTATTTGGCTATAGCCCATGATTTTGAACCTCTGCTTCTTGTTCCGATCGCATTTGGTATGCTTCTTGTTAATATCTATCCTGATATTATGCACGAGATATCCGAAGACGGAAGCGGCGGTGGATTATTCACATATTTCTACAAGCTGGATGAATGGTCTATCCTTCCTTCACTCATATTCATGGGTGTAGGTGCGATGACCGACTTTGGTCCGCTTATTGCCAACCCTAAGTCATTCCTGCTTGGTGCAGCAGCACAGTTCGGTATTTTCTCAGCTTACTTTATGGCTATCTTTATGGGATTCTCCGGAACAGAAGCTGCTTCTATCTCTATAATCGGTGGTGCTGATGGTCCTACATCTATCTTCCTTGCTACAAAGCTTGGTTGCACAACTCTTCTTGGACCTATTGCCGTTGCTGCATATTCGTACATGTCACTTGTACCGATCATCCAGCCTCCGATCATGAAGCTTTTCACAACAGAGAAGGAACGTAAGATTCGCATGCTTCAGCTTCGTCCTGTATCACAGCTTGAGAAGATTCTCTTCCCTATTGTTGTTACAGTCGTTGTCTGCATGATCCTTCCTACAACAGCTCCGCTTATTGGTATGCTGATGCTTGGTAACCTCTTCCGTGAGTGTGGTGTAGTACACCAGCTTCAGGAGACAGCATCTAATGCACTTATGTACATTGTAGTTATCCTTCTTGGTACATCAGTTGGAGCTTCTACAAGTGCAGAAGCATTCCTTAATGTTGCTACACTTAAGATCGTAGCTCTTGGTCTTATTGCGTTTGCAGTAGGAACAGCCGCAGGTGTACTGTTCGGTAAGCTGATGAATCTTTTCAGTGGTGGAAGCATCAATCCGCTTATCGGTTCAGCCGGTGTATCAGCCGTTCCTATGGCTGCACGTGTATCTCAGAAGGTTGGTGCTGAAACAGATCCTACCAACTTCCTTCTAATGCATGCTATGGGACCTAACGTTGCAGGTGTAATCGGAACAGCAGTTGTTGCCGGTACATTTATGGCGATATTCGGAATCTAA
- a CDS encoding acyl-CoA carboxylase subunit beta, whose translation MSSTSQASQRINALLDENSFVEIGAMVTARSTDFGLKQSETPSDGVVTGYGVIDGNLVYVYSQDASVLGGSVGEMHAKKIARIYDMAVKMGAPVIGLIDSTGMRLQEATDALSAFGEIYAKEVEASGVVPQITAVFGGCGGGLALVPALSDFTFMETKNGKLFVNSPNSIKGNYEEKCDTAAADFQSSKTGIVDVAGDEETIYNEIRQLVSLLPSNNEDSDFYEECADDLNRSLENFDGAVADPALALSILSDNGVFFETKREYAKEMVTGFIKLNGATVGAVANRSVVFDENGKEKEKFDAVLTANGLEKAADFVRFCDAFDLPIVTFTNVKGFLATTCEERRLAKNAASLVSALGNASVPKVNVVTGKALGSAFVIMNSKADINVCWPDSQIGTMEADMAAKIIGDGKSAEEVNEIAAEYAKLQNSAVSAARRGYVDEIIEPADTRKYVIGALEMLFTKREAKPAKKHVTK comes from the coding sequence ATGAGTAGTACTTCACAGGCGAGTCAAAGAATTAATGCTTTACTCGATGAGAACAGTTTCGTCGAAATTGGTGCTATGGTTACAGCAAGGAGCACTGACTTCGGTCTGAAACAGTCAGAGACTCCATCCGATGGTGTTGTTACGGGATATGGTGTCATCGATGGTAACCTTGTGTATGTATACAGCCAGGACGCAAGTGTACTAGGCGGTTCCGTTGGTGAAATGCATGCAAAGAAGATTGCACGTATCTACGATATGGCAGTCAAGATGGGAGCACCTGTAATTGGTCTTATTGATTCTACAGGTATGCGTCTTCAGGAGGCAACAGATGCTCTTTCAGCTTTTGGCGAGATCTACGCTAAAGAGGTTGAGGCTTCAGGAGTTGTTCCTCAGATCACAGCTGTATTCGGTGGCTGTGGTGGTGGTCTGGCACTTGTACCGGCACTTTCTGATTTTACATTCATGGAGACCAAGAACGGAAAGCTTTTCGTTAATTCTCCAAATTCCATTAAAGGCAATTATGAAGAGAAGTGTGACACAGCAGCTGCTGATTTCCAGAGCTCTAAGACTGGAATCGTAGATGTAGCTGGTGATGAAGAGACAATCTACAACGAGATTCGTCAGCTTGTAAGTCTTCTTCCTTCCAATAACGAAGACAGCGACTTCTATGAAGAGTGTGCTGATGATCTTAACAGATCACTTGAGAATTTTGACGGAGCAGTTGCAGATCCTGCACTTGCACTTTCAATTCTTTCAGATAACGGCGTTTTCTTTGAAACAAAGAGAGAGTACGCTAAAGAGATGGTTACAGGATTCATCAAGCTTAACGGTGCTACAGTAGGTGCTGTTGCAAACCGCAGCGTAGTATTTGATGAAAATGGTAAAGAAAAAGAGAAGTTCGATGCAGTTCTTACAGCAAACGGTCTTGAGAAGGCTGCTGATTTTGTACGTTTCTGCGATGCATTCGATCTTCCTATCGTTACATTCACTAACGTAAAGGGATTCCTTGCAACAACATGTGAGGAGAGAAGACTTGCCAAGAATGCAGCATCACTTGTTTCTGCACTTGGTAATGCTTCTGTTCCGAAGGTTAACGTTGTTACAGGTAAGGCTCTTGGTAGCGCATTCGTTATCATGAACTCTAAGGCAGATATCAATGTATGCTGGCCTGATTCCCAGATCGGAACTATGGAAGCAGATATGGCTGCCAAGATCATCGGTGATGGTAAGAGCGCAGAAGAGGTTAATGAGATCGCAGCTGAGTATGCTAAGCTTCAGAACAGCGCTGTAAGTGCTGCAAGAAGAGGCTATGTTGACGAGATCATCGAGCCTGCAGATACAAGAAAATATGTTATCGGTGCATTAGAAATGCTTTTTACAAAGAGAGAAGCTAAACCTGCAAAGAAGCATGTAACGAAATAA
- the scpB gene encoding SMC-Scp complex subunit ScpB: MKKKEGAAAIEAILFTMGDSVEVSKLADALEESIEEVKEQIEYLKDKYKKNDSGINLLELEDSLQLSTKKDFYPQLIKVASSPKKYILTDSLLETLSIIAYKQPVTKAEVERIRGVNSDHAVNRLVEFELVKELGRMDAPGRPILFGTTEQFLRSFGVRSVDDLPSIDIDHAEEFKKEAEKEIDVKLDI; this comes from the coding sequence ATGAAAAAGAAAGAAGGAGCAGCAGCTATTGAGGCTATTCTTTTTACAATGGGAGATTCTGTTGAAGTGTCCAAGCTTGCAGATGCTCTTGAAGAAAGTATAGAAGAAGTAAAAGAACAGATAGAGTATCTTAAAGATAAATATAAAAAAAATGACAGCGGAATAAATCTGCTGGAACTGGAAGATTCACTGCAGCTTAGCACCAAGAAGGATTTTTATCCTCAGCTTATCAAGGTTGCGAGTTCACCAAAGAAGTACATTCTTACGGATTCTCTTCTTGAGACTCTTTCGATCATTGCTTACAAGCAGCCTGTTACCAAAGCTGAAGTAGAGCGTATCCGCGGAGTCAATTCAGATCATGCTGTTAACAGGCTTGTAGAATTCGAGCTTGTAAAGGAGCTGGGCCGTATGGATGCTCCCGGAAGACCTATCTTGTTCGGAACTACAGAACAGTTCCTTAGATCTTTTGGAGTAAGATCTGTCGATGATCTGCCTTCAATTGATATAGATCATGCAGAAGAGTTCAAAAAAGAGGCTGAAAAAGAGATAGATGTCAAATTGGATATCTGA
- a CDS encoding oxaloacetate decarboxylase subunit alpha — MSDIERKPVKITETVLRDAHQSLIATRMPIEQMLPIVDTMDKVGYAAVECWGGATFDSCLRFLKEDPWVRLRKLKEGFKNTPLQMLLRGQNLLGYSHYADDVVEAFVAKSIENGIDIIRIFDCLNDLRNLETSVKACKKYGGKAQIALSYTLGGAYDDEYWKRIAGEIESLGADSLCIKDMAGLLLPYEADKLVRALKSGTKIPIELHTHYTSGVASMTYMKAIEAGVDIIDCAISPFALGTSQPATEVMVEALKGTPYDTGYDQKILSKIADHFRPYREECLESGLMSTKVLGVNIKTLMYQVPGGMLSNLTKQLSDQGKLDKLEAVLEEVPRVRKDLGEPPLVTPSSQIVGTQAVMNVLMGERYKIVPEQTKDLVRGKYGQTIKPMDPEVVKKCIGDEERITCRPADLIEPQMDKFREECKQWATCDEDVLSYALFPQVATDFFKYREAQKSGVDLAKADTKNGAYPA, encoded by the coding sequence ATGTCTGATATTGAAAGAAAACCGGTAAAGATCACCGAGACAGTCCTTCGTGATGCACATCAGTCTCTGATCGCTACCAGAATGCCAATAGAGCAGATGCTTCCTATTGTTGATACAATGGACAAAGTAGGATATGCCGCAGTAGAGTGCTGGGGTGGTGCTACATTTGATTCATGCCTTCGTTTCCTTAAAGAGGATCCATGGGTAAGACTTCGTAAACTTAAAGAAGGCTTCAAAAATACACCTCTTCAGATGCTTCTTCGTGGTCAGAACCTTCTTGGATACAGCCACTATGCTGATGACGTAGTAGAAGCTTTCGTTGCTAAGTCAATCGAGAACGGTATTGATATCATCCGTATCTTCGACTGTCTTAATGACCTTCGTAACCTTGAGACATCTGTAAAGGCCTGCAAGAAGTATGGCGGAAAAGCTCAGATCGCTCTTTCCTACACACTTGGCGGTGCTTATGATGATGAATACTGGAAGAGAATTGCTGGTGAGATCGAGTCACTTGGTGCTGATTCACTCTGTATCAAGGATATGGCAGGACTTCTTCTTCCTTACGAAGCAGATAAGCTTGTCAGAGCATTAAAGAGCGGTACTAAGATCCCGATCGAACTTCATACTCACTACACATCAGGTGTAGCCAGCATGACATACATGAAGGCTATTGAAGCCGGTGTTGATATCATCGACTGCGCAATCAGCCCATTTGCTCTTGGTACATCACAGCCTGCTACAGAAGTTATGGTTGAAGCCCTTAAGGGAACACCATACGATACAGGTTATGATCAGAAGATCCTTTCTAAGATTGCTGATCACTTCCGTCCATACAGAGAAGAGTGCCTTGAGTCAGGACTTATGTCTACTAAGGTTCTTGGTGTTAATATCAAGACTCTTATGTATCAGGTACCTGGTGGTATGCTTTCTAACCTTACTAAGCAGCTCTCTGATCAGGGCAAGCTTGATAAGCTTGAAGCAGTTCTTGAAGAAGTACCGAGAGTTCGTAAAGACCTTGGTGAGCCACCGCTCGTTACACCTTCATCACAGATCGTTGGTACTCAGGCAGTTATGAACGTCCTTATGGGCGAGAGATATAAGATCGTTCCTGAGCAGACCAAGGACCTTGTAAGAGGTAAATACGGTCAGACTATCAAGCCTATGGATCCTGAAGTTGTTAAGAAGTGCATCGGCGACGAAGAGCGTATCACATGCCGTCCTGCAGATCTTATCGAGCCTCAGATGGACAAGTTCAGAGAAGAGTGCAAGCAGTGGGCTACATGCGATGAAGATGTTCTTTCATACGCATTATTCCCTCAGGTTGCTACAGACTTCTTCAAGTATCGTGAAGCTCAGAAGAGCGGAGTAGATCTTGCTAAGGCTGATACTAAGAACGGAGCATATCCTGCTTAA